From a single Budorcas taxicolor isolate Tak-1 chromosome X, Takin1.1, whole genome shotgun sequence genomic region:
- the LOC128070027 gene encoding high mobility group protein B1-like: protein MGKEDPKKPRGKISSYALFVQTCQEEHKKKHPDASVNFSEFSKKCSERCKTMSAKEKGKFEDMAKADKARYKREMKTYIPPKGETKKKFKDPNAPKRPPSAFFLVCSEYCPKIKGKHPGLSIGDMAKKLGEMWNNTAADDKQPYEKKAAKLKEKYEKDIAAYRAKEKPDAAKKGVVKAEKSKKKKEDEEDEEDEEEEEDEEDEEEKEDDE, encoded by the coding sequence ATGGGCAAAGAAGATCCTAAGAAGCCAAGAGGCAAAATCTCATCATATGCATTATTTGTGCAAACTTGCCAGGAGGAGCACAAAAAGAAGCACCCGGATGCTTCAGTCAACTTCTCAGAGTTTTCTAAGAAGTGCTCAGAGAGGTGCAAGACCATGTCtgctaaagagaaaggaaaatttgaaGACATGGCAAAGGCAGACAAGGCCCgttataaaagagaaatgaaaacttatatccCTCCTAAAggggaaacaaaaaagaagttcAAGGATCCCAATGCACCCAAGAGGCCTCCTTCGGCCTTTTTCTTGGTTTGTTCTGAGTATTGTCCAAAAATCAAAGGCAAACATCCTGGCCTGTCCATTGGTGATATGGCAAAGAAACTGGGAGAGATGTGGAATAACACTGCTGCGGATGATAAGCAGCCTTATGAGAAGAAGGCTGCTAAGCTGaaggaaaagtatgaaaaggataTTGCTGCATACCGAGCTAAAGAGAAGCCTGATGCAGCAAAAAAGGGAGTTGTCAAGgctgaaaaaagcaagaaaaagaaggaagatgaggaagatgaagaggatgaggaggaggaagaagatgaagaggatgaggaggaaaaagaagatgATGAATAA